A portion of the Vespa velutina chromosome 5, iVesVel2.1, whole genome shotgun sequence genome contains these proteins:
- the LOC124949221 gene encoding uncharacterized protein LOC124949221 yields the protein MSSSWTNRTCNICEKLFCCAECCKRHQRNKHPDQEFYCPLCYGKKLPLHPKLDEKLLYHVAVNHLPLYCYLCGDFFEQNKDIELFDPCKFWLAQRRPQVSISERRSLVATPISSNLGTKKKEHSTIDGDYNGNFVGPLTSPPELYRTTSTPMHVAVTGKQSSLEYKTPHVPNFLLKTPNISSATSIVKSYTYGSESKSSDFEGKSSSYLTCYTNQDKTPFRSLPSDFGVEEQLSTKNNPGLMLSVMQEQERTEYITATKTKLSNYEIEGSADDMELTGVHGGILPEMKNVEVRIHEERRSSSFKKVRFSDQYDKDIESGRGSIGSSNMTENDEYYEARESLSRSTVTMEDVPMKTDNGKLTNIDANAFEKNRNESKVDSRSNTEKISDNENNIEKENRFYRTQTTHSNIGVTQKTGCSRVVMMVIVENNSTSGTSNIGPLIESGLKQLSSMSDLAECKITDTAKRELIKSSMENNVNTANYKFCSDSTRQSNNVESSLNRNNSAGLLSSMTHAVKQALRSFPGGNFLTSTSSERMFKRDEIPSSSAVNNYLSNIASYVSNNSRKRSRDFKDESPTSTTATDSAVLHADDRSPMAKRHRYGWYKIRGREPIARMKNKLTSPRGISSETQIFSQGSLSVGNTIIPIPSRAHQSVQSDVITND from the exons ATGTCTTCCTCTTGG ACGAATAGAACTTGCAACATTTgtgagaaattattttgttgcGCTGAGTGTTGTAAGAGACATCAAAGAAACAAGCATCCGGATCAAGAGTTTTATTGTCCGTTATGTTACGGTAAAAAATTGCCATTGCATCCAAAATTAGATGAGAAATTACTCTATCATGTAGCCGTCAATCATCTTCCTTTGTATTGTTATTTATGTGGTGATTTTTTCGAACAAAACAAGGATATCGAATTATTCG ATCCATGCAAATTTTGGTTGGCACAACGACGTCCTCAAGTATCGATCTCCGAAAGAAGATCTCTCGTGGCCACGCCAATATCGTCAAATTTAGgaacaaagaagaaggaacattCGACGATCGACGGCGATTACAATGGTAATTTTGTTGGCCCATTAACGTCCCCGCCAGAACTTTATAGAACAACGAGTACGCCGATGCACGTTGCCGTAACGGGGAAACAGTCGAGCCTCGAATACAAGACTCCGCACGTgccaaattttttattaaagacaCCAAACATAAGTTCAGCGACCTCGATAGTAAAAAGTTACACGTACGGATCAGAATCGAAAAGTAGCGATTTCGAGGGTAAGTCTAGCAGTTATTTGACTTGTTATACGAATCAGGATAAAACGCCATTTCGATCTTTACCAAGCGATTTTGGCGTGGAAGAACAGCTCTCAACAAAGAACAACCCAGGATTGATGTTATCGGTTATgcaagaacaagaaagaaccGAATACATAACTGCTACCAAAACTAAATTATCGAACTATGAAATCGAAGGGTCGGCCGATGATATGGAATTAACCGGGGTCCATGGTGGTATATTACCGGAGATGAAAAACGTTGAAGTTAGAATACACGAGGAAAGAAGATCTAGTTCGTTCAAAAAGGTCAGATTTTCTGATCAATACGATAAAGATATTGAATCGGGTAGAGGTAGTATCGGTAGTTCGAATATGACGGAAAACGATGAATATTATGAAGCTCGAGAGTCGTTATCACGATCGACAGTTACAATGGAGGATGTACCAATGAAAACGGATAATGGTAAATTGACTAATATTGATGCGAATGCGTTTGAAAAGAATCGGAATGAGTCGAAGGTAGATTCGAGATCTAACACGGAGAAGATTAgtgacaatgaaaataatattgaaaaggaGAATCGATTTTATAGAACTCAGACCACTCATAGTAACATTGGTGTTACCCAAAAAACTGGTTGTTCTCGTGTCGTGATGATGGTGATAGTAGAGAACAATTCGACTTCTGGAACATCCAATATCGGACCTCTGATCGAATCTGGCTTAAAGCAATTGTCATCGATGTCAGATCTTGCCGAGTGTAAAATAACAGATACGGCTAAAAGAGAGTTGATCAAATCGTCGAtggaaaataatgtaaatactGCAAATTATAAATTCTGTTCGGATTCGACTCGGCAGAGTAATAACGTGGAAAGTTCCTTGAATAGAAACAATTCTGCTGGTCTTTTATCCTCTATGACGCATGCGGTTAAACAAGCGCTCAGAAGTTTTCCCg GTGGGAATTTTTTAACGTCTACTTCGAGCGAACGAATGTTTAAAAGAGACGAAATACCTTCGTCGTCCGCagtcaataattatttgtcaAATATTGCATCTTACGTGTCGAATAATTCGCGTAAACGATCAAGAGATTTCAAGGATGAATCTCCTACCTCAACGACGGCAACTGATTCTGCCGTTTTACATGCCGATGATAGAAGTCCAATGGCGAAAAGACATCGATACGGTTGGTATAAAATCAGAGGACGAGAACCAATTGCAAGGATGAAAAACAAGTTGACATCGCCTAGAGGAATATCCTCGGAAACACAAATTTTTAGTCAAGGTTCTTTGTCCGTTGGAAATACGATTATACCGATCCCATCACGAGCACATCAATCTGTGCAATCCGATGTTATAACTAACGATTAA
- the LOC124949228 gene encoding probable U3 small nucleolar RNA-associated protein 11, with protein MSSWKKAAKATQKTHKERHQPEARKHLGLLEKKKDYVARAKDYHRKERTLKLLQKRALNRNPDEFYFHMINSKIEKGVHREKDKEDEHTPDQIKLMETQDIKYVAYKRNIEAKKVEKLQSQLHLIDAANEVKNTHIFFVEDEKEERNFDIAKKLNTHPALLSRRTNRPNLSKLRDIKFPRVDENTLATIEQQKHMAYKELYKRIERERELTVVQQKLEIQRALAKEKEIKPKQVKPATRDSAPIYKWKFERKR; from the coding sequence aTGTCTTCTTGGAAGAAAGCAGCCAAAGCAACGCAAAAAACTCATAAAGAACGACATCAACCAGAGGCTCGTAAGCACTTAGGTcttcttgaaaaaaagaaagattatgtTGCAAGAGCAAAGGATTATCATAGGAAAGAACGAACTTTGAAGTTATTGCAAAAACGTGCTCTCAATAGAAATCCGGATGAATTTTACTTTCACATGATCAATtcaaaaatagagaaaggtgtgcacagagaaaaagataaggaagacGAACATACTCCCGATCAGATTAAGTTAATGGAGAcgcaagatataaaatatgttgcttataaaagaaatatagaagcgaaaaaggtagaaaagtTGCAGAGTCAGTTACATCTAATAGATGCTGcaaatgaagtaaaaaatacGCATATATTCTTTGTcgaagatgagaaagaggaaagaaacttTGATATTGCTAAGAAATTAAATACGCATCCTGCGTTATTGTCGAGGCGTACAAATAGACCTAATTTGTCTAAATTAAGAGATATAAAGTTCCCTCGAGTTGATGAAAATACTCTTGCTACCATTGAACAACAAAAACACATGGCTTATAAGGAATTGTataagagaatagaaagagaaagagagttaacTGTCGTTCaacaaaaattagaaattcagAGAGCTCTagcaaaggagaaagaaattaaaccaAAACAGGTGAAACCTGCAACGAGAGATTCTGCTcctatatataaatggaaGTTTGAAAGAAAgcgttga
- the LOC124949380 gene encoding LOW QUALITY PROTEIN: calcium-binding protein P-like (The sequence of the model RefSeq protein was modified relative to this genomic sequence to represent the inferred CDS: substituted 2 bases at 2 genomic stop codons), protein MNLPLVYIYINKYTIGFPASKAFLIFKTNSLNGRSCTCPTSYTCSCCENVIIIYTKMTKQLCVNFTYETNRLKVNITLNAVILANQIITEYKSFRICNQVPGSFFSSVCANILELNQFPRXKIFFSIIISNDYYXYPSIIYVSFRSITVCLRTEIATKHKLWQLNYNCISISTELPKMSNTTTPTTMTVTQSPGMAGMPPGQMPGTPGMPGMPGMPAGQMPGMPGMPAGQMPGMPGMPAGQMPGMPGMPAGQMPGMPGMPAGQMPGMPGMPPGQMPGMPGMPAGQMPGMPGMPAGQMPGMPGMPAGQMPGMPGMPAGQMPGMAGMPPGQMPGMPGMPAGQMPGMPAGQMPGMPAGQMPGMPAGQMPGMPPGQMPGMSGMPPGQMMGMPGMPPGQMPGMPSGMPPGQMMGMPGMPPGQMPGMPSGQMPGMPGMPPGQMMGMPGMPPGQMMGMPGMSSG, encoded by the exons ATGAATTTAC CtctagtatatatttatattaacaaatacaCCATAGGATTTCCCGCGTCGAAAGCATTTTTGATTTTCAAAACCAATTCGTTAAATGGAAGATCATGCACTTGTCCTACATCTTACACCTGTTCTTGCTGCGAAAATGTTATCATCATTTATACCAAGATGACGAAACAAC TTTGTGTCAATTTTACTTATGAAACGAACAGACTGAAAGTAAATATCACGCTGAATGCAGTAATCTTAGCTAATCAAATTATTACAG AGTATAAATCCTTTAGAATATGCAATCAAGTACCTGGCAGTTTCTTTTCAAGTGTTTGTgcaaatattttagaattgaATCAATTTCCCaggtaaaaaatattcttctcgataattatatccaatgattattactaatatccaagtattatttatgtttcttttagaTCAATCACTGTTTGTCTTCGGACCGAAATAGCTACTAAACATAAATTATGGCAACTGAATTACAATTGCATCAGTATATCAACGGAATTGCCAAAGATGTCCAATACAACTACTCCTACTACGATGACAGTAACACAATCGCCAGGAATGGCAGGCATGCCTCCAGGACAAATGCCAGGAACGCCAGGAATGCCAGGAATGCCAGGAATGCCTGCAGGACAAATGCCAGGAATGCCAGGGATGCCTGCAGGACAAATGCCAGGAATGCCAGGGATGCCTGCAGGACAAATGCCAGGAATGCCAGGGATGCCTGCAGGACAAATGCCAGGAATGCCAGGGATGCCTGCAGGACAAATGCCAGGAATGCCAGGGATGCCTCCAGGGCAAATGCCAGGAATGCCAGGGATGCCTGCAGGACAAATGCCAGGAATGCCAGGGATGCCTGCAGGGCAAATGCCAGGAATGCCAGGGATGCCTGCAGGACAAATGCCAGGAATGCCAGGGATGCCTGCAGGACAAATGCCAGGAATGGCAGGGATGCCTCCAGGACAAATGCCAGGAATGCCAGGGATGCCTGCAGGACAAATGCCAGGAATGCCTGCAGGACAAATGCCAGGAATGCCTGCAGGACAAATGCCAGGAATGCCTGCAGGACAAATGCCAGGGATGCCTCCAGGACAAATGCCTGGAATGTCAGGAATGCCCCCAGGACAGATGATGGGAATGCCAGGAATGCCTCCAGGACAAATGCCAGGAATGCCTTCAGGAATGCCCCCAGGACAGATGATGGGAATGCCAGGAATGCCTCCAGGACAAATGCCAGGAATGCCTTCAGGACAAATGCCAGGGATGCCAGGAATGCCTCCAGGACAGATGATGGGAATGCCAGGGATGCCTCCAGGACAAATGATGGGAATGCCAGGAATGTCTTCAGGGTAA
- the LOC124949229 gene encoding uncharacterized protein LOC124949229 — protein MEKKKKMKIQGLSIVQTLLLFLIYSLSESKVNVINHQDDTKIILKDQETMRDLETLLRQAVINTTSTTSTDITATRQGPCQCALGVCGCCSRILFSTWKQKACVNVTYDPDEFSFTANVLMNDRVLYTRTISGKNPRPICVPVPRIPYIRACVRFYNIFFQGRNIHLCINMEGKFRDTTLFKVGLDCIRFGSNGLAHIKPEDGGGLGQVEIFPDDDDTDYNDDYDDDDDDDDDDDDDDDILDF, from the exons atggaaaaaaaaaagaaaatgaagatccaaggattatcgatcgttcaaacattattgttatttcttatatattcattatcggAGTCTAAAGTGAACGTAATAAATCATCAGGATGATACGAAGATCATTCTAAAAGATCAAGAAACGATGAGAGATCTTGAGACATTGTTGAGACAAGCTGTGATAAATACCACGAGTACGACGTCGACTGATATAACAGCAACCAGACAAGGACCTTGTCAATGTGCACTAGGTGTTTGTGGTTGTTGCtcgagaatattattttccacTTGGAAACAAAAGGCATGCGTTAACGTGACTTATGATCCGGATGAGTTCAGTTTTACTGCTAACGTTCTGATGAACGACAGGGTTCTATACACCAGAACAATTTCCG GGAAAAATCCTAGACCAATTTGCGTGCCCGTACCAAGGATACCGTACATTAGGGCCTGTGtgagattttataatatattctttcaagGTAGAAATATACATCTCTGTATCAACATGGAAGGAAAGTTTAGAGATACAACGTTGTTCAAA GTTGGATTAGATTGCATCCGATTTGGTTCAAATGGTTTAGCTCATATAAAACCGGAAGATGGGGGTGGATTAGGCCAAGTCGAAATTTTTCCAGACGATGACGACAccgattataatgatgattacgatgacgacgatgatgatgacgatgatgacgacgatgatgacgacatattagatttttaa
- the LOC124949230 gene encoding uncharacterized protein LOC124949230, with translation MAYKSFLLLILIPMIGYATKITKIDMTEYMSSYYDPTTGLELNGKPEDVERTPNQLPKLIFRGIPCFCNNMTCGCCTGVNITKINFNRRACTKFTYDPQEFSINMSFSMNEKEIFSSSLSAKNPPPVCIPFVYIPVITFCARFFDVHTTGINLHACLDLETRIVNAPILILHFNCMKIGMNGVSLSKPEDDLILSSTSNQNEKDEVYDEVNFEQSDIDVVTNNILGTTYSPEEEAAIGQLKY, from the exons atggcttataaatcatttctctTGCTGATTCTTATTCCAATGATCGGTTACGCcacgaaaataacaaaaatag atatgaCAGAGTACATGTCGTCATACTACGATCCAACGACAGGATTAGAATTAAATGGTAAACCGGAGGACGTCGAAAGAACTCCCAACCAATTGCCAAAGCTTATTTTTCGAGGAATTCCATGTTTCTGTAATAACATGACCTGCGGTTGTTGTACGGGTGTCAATATaaccaaaataaattttaatcgacgTGCATGCACCAAGTTCACTTACGATCCACAAGAATTTTCTATCAACATGTCCTTTagtatgaatgaaaaagagatattttctAGTTCCTTATCCG cGAAGAATCCCCCACCAGTTTGCATTCCGTTCGTCTATATACCAGTAATAACGTTCTGTGCACGATTCTTTGACGTTCATACAACTGGCATAAATCTTCATGCATGTTTAGATCTCGAAACACGAATAGTAAATGCACCGATTTTAATTCTACATTTCAATTGCATGAAAATCGGTATGAATGGTGTATCATTATCGAAACCGGAAGATGATCTTATTCTTTCATCGACGTCGAATCAAAACGAGAAAGATGAAGTTTACGACGAAGTCAATTTCGAACAATCGGATATCGATGTAGTAACTAACAATATTCTTGGTACGACTTATAGTCCTGAAGAAGAAGCTGCGATCGGAcagttaaaatattaa
- the LOC124949223 gene encoding putative surface protein SACOL0050, translating into MRLSTVVELLLILLLVAFAAYGRVIDSGLVAVNRSIRASNVPKQSIELPIITETAENVNKYCTCSDVICNCCRNFHIPLVELKGPGCASLQYLKDDNLAVQLSFGDNILTSTIVNGKNPKPVCVPLPGGFSKFCGRIYSIKRDTNDHFKACLGLELQSSTELEASLRVSCFRFGPDGLKLRPAEPFPIVESEQTSEEEDDDDLFGLGSDDDDDDDDDDDDAVRPSLNAVSDNIGTNVGLADEEEDEEDDDDDVLGFGALLDIITGDDETSTKKPKVTTAPPLLQFTIPILTRPTTTVSSVQEPSDVSIFQTLDSQNDNHQNDYSQELNVIEEQINNENNDALTESDLLTDLTTDETIIETNQNGETTSPTNKLVKLQKPVVNHKIKKVGTSDNKKPSITSSSINAINDDIKKKNKKKPLKKPIDDDDVSDEILDDDDDDDDDDLDDLSDDDDDDDDDDDDDDDDDVDDNEDDDLNENVDLDEEDDEKADDLDDLDDDDDEDAVLSALVENDKPKKKKNKVITNNKGQSSRPGEEDDYSIGITDFLSRKKQDARQSRIMRL; encoded by the exons ATGCGTCTGTCAACTGTGGTGGAATTGTTGTTGATACTTTTATTGGTAGCGTTCGCTGCATATGGAAGAGTAATCG ATTCAGGCCTCGTAGCAGTGAATCGAAGTATACGAGCCAGCAATGTCCCCAAACAATCCATCGAGTTACCGATAATAACCGAAACCGCCGAGAACGTTAACAAATATTGCACGTGCAGCGACGTAATTTGCAATTGTTGTCGTAACTTTCACATTCCATTGGTAGAATTAAAAGGACcag GATGTGCCTCTTTGCAATATCTTAAAGATGACAATTTGGCGGTACAATTGAGCTTTGGCGACAACATTCTTACATCTACGATCGTTAACg GTAAAAATCCAAAACCCGTTTGTGTGCCATTACCGGGTGGATTTAGCAAGTTTTGCGGAAggatatattcgattaaaagaGACACAAACGATCATTTCAAAGCTTGTCTTGGATTGGAACTCCAATCGTCAACCGAATTGGAGGCCAGCTTACGTGTCAGCTGTTTTAg aTTCGGTCCCGATGGTCTGAAATTACGTCCGGCAGAACCATTCCCGATCGTTGAATCCGAACAAACTTCCGAAgaggaagacgacgacgatcttTTCGGTTTAGGTtcggacgacgacgatgatgacgatgacgatgacgatgatgcgGTTAGACCGAGCTTAAACGCTGTATCGGACAACATTGGAACGAACGTTGGGTTGGCcgacgaagaggaagacgaggaagatgacgacgacgatgtccTTGGATTTGGTGCATTATTGGACATCATAACCGGCGATGATGAGACATCTACGAAAAAACCAAAAGTAACAACCGCGCCGCCCCTCTTACAATTCACAATACCCATTTTAACAAGGCCTACGACAACAGTTTCATCGGTACAAGAACCCTCTGACGTATCGATCTTCCAAACTTTAGACTCTCAAAACGATAATCATCAGAATGATTATAGTCAGGAGTTAAACGTTATCGAGGaacaaattaataacgaaaataacgatgcaCTTACGGAATCCGATTTATTGACAGATCTTACGACCGATGAAACGATCATTGAAACCAATCAAAATGGAGAAACGACCAGTCCGACGAATAAACTTGTGAAACTTCAAAAGCCAGTGGTTAatcataaaatcaaaaaagttGGTACGAGCGATAATAAAAAGCCTAGCATCACTTCGTCAAGCATAAATGCGATTAACGATGacattaagaagaagaataagaagaaacctCTGAAGAAACCgatcgacgatgatgatgTGAGCGATGAAATTTtggatgacgatgatgacgacgacgacgacgatcttGATGATTtaagcgacgacgacgacgacgacgacgacgacgacgacgacgacgacgatgacgacgtcgATGACAACGAAGACgatgatttaaatgaaaacgTTGATCTTGACGAGGAGGACGATGAGAAGGCCGATGATCTCGATGATTtagatgacgacgatgacgaggatGCTGTATTAAGTGCCCTCGTTGAAAATGAcaagccaaaaaaaaagaaaaataaagtcataacgaataataaaggACAATCGAGTCGTCCCGGCGAAGAGGATGATTATTCCATTGGAATAACTGATTTTCTCTCAAGGAAAAAACAAGATGCCCGTCAGAGTAGAATCATGAggttatag
- the LOC124949227 gene encoding probable serine/threonine-protein kinase cdc7: protein MAMVRSTIFLIFISLAVVSSAGLFETLLSWDLSDSEARSTQTQSKCLCQTSGCLCCVDLNLTVTMDLGGPVCVNIRHKEQNVSLNLSYGDNPVHNATIKIVDAANKPTCMNLLSDLAQICAKFTSVKSAEHGHDGCLVIEPALLGSPQATYHMGCFNFDQTVRQIEVSAITETTESTDNTDDEEDDGINTDELIAAVSASAEHGLALFSQWLGLNFNPRLNLTNKNQIQEEQSQQHEQQQQQQQQLQQQQQQQQQQQQQQQQQRQIENSDLQTRTARNMMDIQSDKSDERFKQLLSAQDNVFKESAKIGLANGAQTTFVYSSPIGLPTLEKGVIEKKVEIDTIDDTYQRLTVPKESRRGGRAYSIHQHVNEI from the exons ATGGCCATGGTCAGGTCTACGATCTTCCTAATCTTCATCAGCCTCGCCGTTGTCTCGTCAGCTGGATTGTTCG AGACTCTACTTTCTTGGGACCTGTCGGATTCCGAAGCGAGATCAACTCAGACCCAATCGAAATGTCTCTGTCAGACTTCCGGCTGTCTTTGCTGCGTCGACCTAAATTTAACAGTGACAATGGATCTCGGTGGTCCTGTTTGTGTTAACATCAGGCACAAGGAACAAAACGTATCCTTGAATCTGAGCTATGGCGACAATCCTGTACACAATGCGACAATAAAGATCG TTGATGCAGCTAATAAACCAACTTGCATGAATCTTCTATCGGATTTGGCGCAGATTTGTGCAAAATTTACTTCCGTTAAATCGGCCGAGCATGGTCACGATGGTTGTTTGGTGATCGAACCGGCATTATTGGGTTCCCCGCAGGCTACCTATCATATGGGCTGTTTTAATTTTGATCAGACGGTGCGACAAATAGAAGTGTCCGC CATCACCGAAACAACTGAGAGTACGGATAATACGGATGACGAAGAGGACGATGGTATAAATACGGACGAGTTGATCGCTGCAGTATCAGCGAGCGCTGAACACGGACTCGCACTATTTTCTCAATGGTTAGGGTTGAACTTTAATCCAAGATTGAATCTCACCAATAAGAATCAAATACAAGAAGAACAATCTCAACAACacgaacaacaacaacaacaacagcaacaattacagcaacagcagcagcaacaacaacaacagcaacagcagcagcagcagcaacgtcaaatagaaaatagtgATCTACAAACAAGAACGGCTCGGAATATGATGGACATTCAGTCTGATAAGAGTGACGAACGATTCAAACAGCTTCTCAGCGCTCAGGATAACGTTTTTAAGGAATCTGCGAAAATTGGATTGGCAAATGGTGCTCAAACGACCTTCGTTTATTCCAGCCCAATTGGTTTGCCTACATTGGAAAAGGGtgtgatagagaaaaaagtagaaatcgATACGATCGACGATACTTATCAACGTTTGACCGTACCAAAGGAATCAAGGCGAGGTGGTAGAGCCTATAGCATTCATCAACACGTCAAcgagatttga